The sequence CGAACGACGTGTACCCCACAGCGCTGAAGATCGCGACCTATGCGGGCATCATGCAACTGATCGACGCAATGGGCGTGCTGCGTGCGTCGTTCGAACGCAAGGCGGAAGAGTTCAGAAGCGATCTGAAGATGGGCCGGACCCAATTGCAGGACGCCGTGCCGATGACCTTGGGGCAGGAGTTCAGCACCTTCGCCGTGATGCTCGGTGAAGACGAGGAACGCCTCAGGGAAGCCTCGAGATTGATCTGTGAGATCAACCTGGGCGCAACGGCGATTGGAACGGGCATCAATACGCATCCGCAGTACGCGGGACTTGTCTGTACTCACCTGAGCAGCGTGACAGGGATTGCGCTCACTACGTCGCCAAATCTGGTGGAAGCGACTCAGGACGTCGGCTCGTTCGTGCAATTGTCCGGCGTGTTGAAGCGGGTCGCCGTGAAACTGTCGAAGACCTGCAATGATCTGCGGCTTCTGTCGAGCGGCCCTCGCGCGGGGTTCGGAGAAATCAATCTGCCGCCGGTGCAGGCGGGCTCCAGCATCATGCCGGGCAAGGTCAATCCGGTGATTCCGGAAGTGGTCAATCAGATCGCGTTCGAGGTGATCGGCAACGACGTGACCGTCAGTTTCGCAGCGGAGGCGGGGCAGCTTCAGCTCAACGCGTTCGAGCCGATCATCGCGCACAGTCTGTTCAAAAGCGTGGCCCATCTGCGGGCAGGGTGCTTGACGCTGGCGTCCCGATGCGTCGACGGGATCACCGCCAATCGCGACCGGTTGCGTGCGATCGTTGAAAACTCGATTGGAATCGTGACCGCGCTCAACCCATACATCGGCTATACACATGCGACGGAAGTCGCGCAGGAAGCGCTAGCTTCCGGTCGAAGCGTGGCGGAGATCGTGGTGGAAAAAGGACTGTTGAGTCAGGCGCAACTCGATGAGATTTTGCAGCCTGCGATGTTGACTCAGCCGAGGAAGGTGGGATCCGTGTCGTAAGAGTAGATTAACCGGCGTCGCATGTGACGCCGCTGGTTATCTGTTGACTTCAGGTCCGGTGCGAGACGATCGCGCTGGCTTGCAAAGGCTGCGTCGTTATCTGACGCGAACTGCTACATCCTGGCCTGCAACAAGGTACATCTGTGCTTCTAAGCGGAGAGTTCTTGCGCGAGAGCGCGAGGCATTCGTGGCGCTATTGAGTGTTGCGTACGAAAAAGGCCGGAATCATAAGCCCTTGGGCGTTTCTCTCAATGACGATTCAGCATGATCCAATGCGTTCGCGGCATGTCATGCGATCATTCGACACCTACCCATGAACGCTGCGTGCTTCCACCAGGAGCAAATAGATGTCGTCGATGGCTGCCGGAACACCTTCCAACGCGTACGCCGTTAAAGCCGCCGCTGTCGTCGCGCCATTCGTGGACGCCAACCTTTTTTCCGGCCTGATTCTGGTCGCGCATCGGGGCAAGCCGATCTTCCACGAGGCATTCGGGCTGGCGAATCGAGAATGGATGATCGCCAACACGCCGGATACCCGATTCCGGATCGGCTCCATTACCAAGCAGTTCACGGCGACGGCCATCGTTCTGCTTGCCGGGCGCGGCAAACTCAATCTCGCGGATCCGGTGTCGACGCATTACGCAAATGCGCCCGAGAGTTGGTGTGACATCACCATTCATCAGTTGCTGACACACACATCGGGCATTCCTTCATACACGGGTCGTCCGGACTTCGTTTCGCACATTGGGCGGATTGACCATACACCCGAGCAGATTCTCGATCTGGTGCGTGACTTGCCACTGGAATTCACACCCGGTGAGCGTTTCTCCTATTGCAATAGCGGCTATGCGCTACTCGGCCTGATCGTGGAAAAAGTAAGCGGCCAGATTTACTCCGCATTTCTGCAGAGTGAGATCTTCGATCCACTCGGTATGAGCAATACGGGCTACGACGAGACTCGCGCTATTCTTCCGCGGCGGGCGGCGGGCTATGAGCGCCACGGGGGAAAGTGGATCAACGCGCTTTTCTCCGCGATGAGCGTCCCGTATGCCGCCGGCGGCCTTTATTCGACGGCCGACGATCTTCTGCGCTGGACCGAGGCACTTTCAAACGGGAAAGTCATCAGCGCGGGCTCGCTGGACGAGATGCTGCGCGATCATGGCCACGGGTACGGTTACGGCTGGTTCATCGTCAATCGATCCGACCGTCGCTTGCATCATCATGGCGGAGGAATCAACGGCTTCGTGTGTGCACTGGACCGCTACCCGGACGACGAACTGACGGTCGTCGTTCTGTCGAATCTTCAACATGCCATTATTCCCGCGATCGCGGAGCGGCTGGCGAACCTGCACTTCGGACGCCATGAACCGCGCGCAAGCGTGCCGATCGATCCGCCGCTGCTGGAGACCTACACGGGTTGCTATCGACTGGGACCGAAGTACTTTGTTCGGGTCACTACCGAAGCGGGCGCGCTGAACATTCACGCTCGCGGACAGGAGCCGTTGCGGCTAGCGTACGCGGGCGCCGATAGCTTCTTCTGCCAGGTTCGGGACATGCAGATCGATTTCCAGCGCGCCGACGAAGGCAGCGTCGTCGCGCTAGTGGACCGCGAGCGCGGTCGTGACTTCGTGGCTCATCGAGTGGACGAAGCGCTTGTGCAGCAGATTGAACAGGCGCCGCTGCAAGGCGCCGACCATGCCGGGGCGGAAGCGCGGGACTTCGCCCACTATGCCGGATGGTATCGGCTCAGCGCTTATATGGACCTTGAAGTGACCTGCGATGCAGGGCAGATCCATGTTCAGGCCACCGGTCAGGAAAAGTTGGCAACCGTTTATCGCGGCATGCGCCGTTTCGAGCTGGTAGGTCCAGTCACCGCCGCTGTGACATTCGAACTCGACGGCGACGGCACGGTGTGCAATCTGATCCTGCATCAGGCCGGGGTGGATTGGCGTGGTTTCAGGCTGAGCGAGGCAAACCGCCCAGCCCAATAGACTCCTATAGCCGCACCGATTGGTCAATAGAGACGTGTGCTCAATTGCTCATCGGCGACGCCAGTCCGATACTCGCCGTAACGTCCCCTCGCTCATAAAAATCATGGCCATGCCAACGATGAGAGCAGACCTATTCGACGCCGCGCGTTCCCGGTTCTTATCCGGGTTTGCCCGCAAGATTCAGGGCACCGCCGGCACAGGGGCCGCGAGACTCAAGGGAGCCTGACATGGCGTACACCGATCTGGCGGTACTTGGGGGAGTCGGGGTGCTCGCACTGGCTTGCCTCACCGTATGCGGCGTGTATGTGTACTGGGGCAGCGACCGATATCGCCATCGGCAGCGGCGACGCGCGGCGCAAAAAAGCGTCGCCCAGTTGGTGGCTCCAGATAACAAAAAGCTTACAGGAGCGCGCGCAACCATGGGTACGGAACTCAGTCACCTTTGCAAGACCTCCCTGTATCGGGCCGTGTTCAGCCATGATCGCGACGAGAGCGTCGTGTTTCTGAGCGCCGACAGCCGCGACGACGCGCGAGCGCGCGCGGCCGCCGCGCTAGCCGCGATTCATCGCCTCGAAGTCCAGGAAGTGACGCTCAGTAATCTCGCTTCGTTTCGCGAGCTGGTCGACATCGGCGTTAGCGACGATGAAGACATGCGGATCTTCGAGCTGGCGTGGAAAGGGCCGCAGGTCAGCGCATGGGCCGAGCATCCGCTGTTTCTGATCAACGATCCGAGTCTGCTCGGCAAGTGGGCTGAGCTCTATGCGGATCTGGCGCGGGAAGTCGCGCTTGCCGCGATCGATCGGGCGCGAGGCTAACAACGCCACCTCCCCAGCAGCGCTCGGTGATTGTCAGGGCGCATGCGCGCCCTGACAATCCTCGCCGCCGCCGCTATTACTTCTTGTCCACCGTCACCAGATCCTTGTCCTTGCTGTCCGCGACGAAAATAGCGAGCAGCTTGGCGGGTTCGGTGTCGCTCGCATTCTCGCTGACGGTGTGATGGGCGCCCGGCTTTTCGGTCCAATGCTCGCCGGCGTGATAGACGTGCGTTTCGCCGCCGTTGACCTGACTGCGGATCGCGCCGGACAGCACGTAGCCGACCACGAACGCCTGACCATGTCGATGCGCGGGCGTCTTGCCGCCAGGCGCGTAGTCGACGATCAACGCGGTCATCGTCTTGCCCGGCACGTTGGCGATCGGTTCGACGAAAGCCGGCGCGATGGTTTCGCGCGGCGCGGCGGAGGAAGCGGCGGGGGCCGAGGCTTCTGCGGCGTAGACGGTTTGCGAAGCGGTGGCAACCGAGAGAGCGGCGAACGTCGTCGCCGTGATGAGTGAACGGAGGTTCATGATGAGTTTCCTGCCTGAATGATTTCAATGGCCGTTTTAACGGCGACACGCTTCCCGACGATTCGAATCGCGAATCGTCCAATACGTCAGTACGGGAAGTAGTTCGACTGCTATTACGCAGTCAGCGACGCTTCGTCAGCTTCGACTTGCGACGGCTCATTCGCCCATTGCGCGGCGACGGCGTCCAGTTCACGATGCGCGCGTTCGAGCGCTTCGATGCGAGCTTGCTGATCCGAGAACTGCAGCGGCTGCGCATCGACGAACGTGGGGTTCGCCACGCCGATGAATCCGAACGCGGCCTTCAATGCCGGTGTGAGCGCATCCATCGACGAGAACGGGGCGGCGCGCAGATCCGCACCGCGACTCGTAATGAAGACGGTTTTTTGCCGCTGAAGTTGCCCTTCGATACGGCCGTCTTCGGTATTCACGTACGTGAGCCCGGTGCGCGTGATGTTGTCGATATAGGCCTTGAACGCGGACGGCATCGACCAGTTGTACATCGGCATGGCGAAAATCAGCGCGTCGGCATCGAGCAGGCGCCGGCACAGCGCGTCCGAAGCCGCCAACGTCTCCTTCATGGCCGGTGTGCGCTCCTGCTCCGGCGTGTAGGTGGCAATCGCAAACGCTTCGGTGACGTGCGCGGGTATGTCGACCGTGACGTCCAGATAATCGATGTCGAGCTCCACGCCTTCACTGCGCAACCGTTCGATGAAATAGCGGCTCAATGCGCGCGAATTGGAACGTTCGCGCTTGGCGCTCGCGTCGACGTGCAGGACCTTCATGACTTCTCTCCTTGATGTGCATTTCGATGAGGATTGCCGCTTTCGCTGCGGCGTGTGGACGAGCGGTGCCCGAGCCACTTGACGACCTGATGCCCGTACGCGGCGGGCGCTTTTTCGACCGTGCGTGTCGCCAGATCGGCTAGCGAATGCGCGGCGAGGGATTCGGTCATGCGCTTTTCGGCGTCCAGCATCACGGCATGGATCGAGCACACGCCGCGCGTGGCCCATGCCGGCGGCTTGTCGCCGAACACCGCGCAATTCGCGCGGATTTCGCGGCAATCGAACAGCGCCTTGTTGCCGTCGATCGCATTCACGACGTCGAGCACGCTGATCTCGGCCGCCGGCCGCGCCAGCCGGAAACCGCCCCGCACGCCCTCGGTCGCCGCGACGATGCCGGCCCGCGAGAGCTTGGTGAACAGCTTGGCGACGTACTCCACCGGCACGCCCTGAAGCTCCGCGAGATCTTTCGCGCTGGCGTCGCTCACGCCCGCAGCGGGATCGCTGAGATAGAGCAGGCAATGCAACCCATACTCGACACCTGTGCTGATGTGTGACATTTCCTTAACTCCGACTCATGATATCGTAGTTAGAAATGTAATCGACTTTGGGCTCAGGTGCAACCCCAGGTTTCTGGAACAGATTGTTGCTTGATCGTGGGGATGAGGGCTCGGCG is a genomic window of Paraburkholderia bryophila containing:
- the aspA gene encoding aspartate ammonia-lyase, producing the protein MLSANERIEHDLLGDLAVPASAYYGVHTLRALENFPITGIPISVYPNLINALASVKEAAALANYDLGLLSELKMSAIVQACRQVRSGVAHEHFVVDVIQGGAGTSTNMNANEVIANLALEHLGHQRGEYGILHPNEDVNLGQSTNDVYPTALKIATYAGIMQLIDAMGVLRASFERKAEEFRSDLKMGRTQLQDAVPMTLGQEFSTFAVMLGEDEERLREASRLICEINLGATAIGTGINTHPQYAGLVCTHLSSVTGIALTTSPNLVEATQDVGSFVQLSGVLKRVAVKLSKTCNDLRLLSSGPRAGFGEINLPPVQAGSSIMPGKVNPVIPEVVNQIAFEVIGNDVTVSFAAEAGQLQLNAFEPIIAHSLFKSVAHLRAGCLTLASRCVDGITANRDRLRAIVENSIGIVTALNPYIGYTHATEVAQEALASGRSVAEIVVEKGLLSQAQLDEILQPAMLTQPRKVGSVS
- a CDS encoding serine hydrolase, which gives rise to MSSMAAGTPSNAYAVKAAAVVAPFVDANLFSGLILVAHRGKPIFHEAFGLANREWMIANTPDTRFRIGSITKQFTATAIVLLAGRGKLNLADPVSTHYANAPESWCDITIHQLLTHTSGIPSYTGRPDFVSHIGRIDHTPEQILDLVRDLPLEFTPGERFSYCNSGYALLGLIVEKVSGQIYSAFLQSEIFDPLGMSNTGYDETRAILPRRAAGYERHGGKWINALFSAMSVPYAAGGLYSTADDLLRWTEALSNGKVISAGSLDEMLRDHGHGYGYGWFIVNRSDRRLHHHGGGINGFVCALDRYPDDELTVVVLSNLQHAIIPAIAERLANLHFGRHEPRASVPIDPPLLETYTGCYRLGPKYFVRVTTEAGALNIHARGQEPLRLAYAGADSFFCQVRDMQIDFQRADEGSVVALVDRERGRDFVAHRVDEALVQQIEQAPLQGADHAGAEARDFAHYAGWYRLSAYMDLEVTCDAGQIHVQATGQEKLATVYRGMRRFELVGPVTAAVTFELDGDGTVCNLILHQAGVDWRGFRLSEANRPAQ
- a CDS encoding cupin domain-containing protein, encoding MNLRSLITATTFAALSVATASQTVYAAEASAPAASSAAPRETIAPAFVEPIANVPGKTMTALIVDYAPGGKTPAHRHGQAFVVGYVLSGAIRSQVNGGETHVYHAGEHWTEKPGAHHTVSENASDTEPAKLLAIFVADSKDKDLVTVDKK
- a CDS encoding FMN-dependent NADH-azoreductase; this translates as MKVLHVDASAKRERSNSRALSRYFIERLRSEGVELDIDYLDVTVDIPAHVTEAFAIATYTPEQERTPAMKETLAASDALCRRLLDADALIFAMPMYNWSMPSAFKAYIDNITRTGLTYVNTEDGRIEGQLQRQKTVFITSRGADLRAAPFSSMDALTPALKAAFGFIGVANPTFVDAQPLQFSDQQARIEALERAHRELDAVAAQWANEPSQVEADEASLTA
- a CDS encoding RrF2 family transcriptional regulator gives rise to the protein MSHISTGVEYGLHCLLYLSDPAAGVSDASAKDLAELQGVPVEYVAKLFTKLSRAGIVAATEGVRGGFRLARPAAEISVLDVVNAIDGNKALFDCREIRANCAVFGDKPPAWATRGVCSIHAVMLDAEKRMTESLAAHSLADLATRTVEKAPAAYGHQVVKWLGHRSSTRRSESGNPHRNAHQGEKS